A genomic stretch from Gorilla gorilla gorilla isolate KB3781 chromosome 20, NHGRI_mGorGor1-v2.1_pri, whole genome shotgun sequence includes:
- the FPR3 gene encoding N-formyl peptide receptor 3 yields METNFSIPLNETEEVLPEPAGHTVLWIFSLLVHGVTFVFGVLGNGLVIWVAGFRMTRTVNTICYLNLALADFSFSAILPFRMVSVAMREKWPFGSFLCKLVHVMIDINLFVSVYLITIIALDRCICVLHPAWAQNHRTMSLAKRVMTGLWILTIVLTLPNFIFWTTISTTNGDTYCIFNFAFWGDTAVERLNVFITMAKVFLILHFISGFSVPMSIITVCYGIIAAKIHRNHMIKSSRPLRVFAAVVASFFICWFPYELNGILMAVWLKEMLLNGKYKIILVLINPTSSLAFFNSCLNPILYVFMGRNFQERLIRSLPTSLERALTEVPDSAQTSNTDTTSASPPEETELQAM; encoded by the coding sequence ATGGAAACCAACTTCTCCATTCCTCTGAATGAAACTGAGGAGGTGCTCCCTGAGCCTGCTGGCCACACCGTTCTGTGGATCTTCTCACTGCTAGTCCATGGAGTCACCTTTGTCTTCGGGGTCCTGGGCAATGGGCTTGTGATCTGGGTGGCCGGATTCCGGATGACACGCACAGTCAACACCATCTGTTACCTGAACCTGGCCCTAGCTGACTTCTCTTTCAGTGCCATCCTACCATTCCGAATGGTCTCAGTCGCCATGAGAGAAAAATGGCCTTTTGGCTCATTCCTATGTAAGTTAGTTCATGTTATGATAGACATCAACCTGTTTGTCAGTGTCTACCTGATCACCATCATTGCTCTGGACCGCTGTATTTGTGtcctgcatccagcctgggcccAGAACCATCGCACCATGAGTCTGGCCAAGAGGGTGATGACGGGACTCTGGATTCTCACCATAGTCCTTACCTTACCAAATTTCATCTTCTGGACTACAATAAGTACTACGAATGGGGACACATACTGTATTTTCAACTTTGCATTCTGGGGTGACACTGCTGTAGAGAGGTTGAACGTGTTCATTACCATGGCCAAGGTCTTTCTGATCCTCCACTTCATTAGTGGCTTCAGCGTGCCTATGTCCATCATCACAGTCTGCTATGGGATCATCGCTGCCAAAATtcacagaaaccacatgattaaaTCCAGCCGTCCCTTACGTGTCTTCGCTGCTGTGGTGGCTTCTTTCTTCATCTGTTGGTTCCCTTATGAACTAAATGGCATTCTAATGGCAGTCTGGCTCAAAGAGATGTTGTTAAATGGCAAATACAAAATCATTCTTGTCCTGATTAACCCAACAAGCTCCTTGGCCTTTTTTAACAGCTGCCTCAACCCAATTCTCTACGTCTTTATGGGTCGTAACTTCCAAGAAAGACTGATTCGCTCTTTGCCCACTAGTTTGGAGAGGGCCCTGACTGAGGTCCCTGACTCAGCCCAGACCAGCAACACAGACACCACTTCTGCTTCACCTCCTGAGGAGACGGAGTTACAAGCAATGTGA